The genomic region TTGTTGATATACTTCTTGCTAGGGGTCGTTTGTTTGGTCATTGTCCGCTCCTTTGAAAAAGTGATCTGTCTTTCCGAGGAGCTTACCAAAAAACGACCCGCTCATTCGAGTCGTCACGGTCCTTCATAGGATCTGACCCATTAGGTCCTCTTTATCGCCCGGGCCTCGAATCACATGTTCGAGCCCAATGTTTTCCAGAGGAAATTCGAACATTCTCCACTAAGTGGTTAGAAGAGCAGCAGTAAGAGTTCACAACAATCGAAAAATAACCGAAAAGGGACTGTCCCTAGGGACAGTCCCTAGGGACAGTCCCTTTCGATTCGGTGGGCCGGCTTCGGGCATCCCTGCCGCGACCGTTCGATTAGTTATGGTGGGCAAAGTTCCCGGCCTAATCCCGAATTCCGGGGTTGACGGTAATGTCCTACAATCAGATGGAATCTATTTCACTTCACTCTTGTCCAAATTAGGTTTCTTGGTCTCGGCAATTTGGACAGCAGGTGACCGTAATCTGATTGACAACCCGTTGATCGAACCTATCAAAGGGCCTGAAAATCGGTTTCCAGGAGGGATTTCAGCAATTTGGCTGAGAATCAATGGCTTAATCCGTCCAAATGCCGCTTTTCTCAGCTAATTTGGACGGCAGTGATTTCACTTCAACAAGGAGACTAAACATGGCCGCACCCGTGGTTCACTTTGAGATTATGGGAAAAGATGGAAAGAAACTTCAAGACTTTTACAGCAAATTGTTCGATTGGGAGATCGATGCCAACAATCCGATGAATTATGGTCTGGTTAAGGCCAGTGGGAAGGGAGGCATCGGGGGCGGAGTTGGAGCCGCCCAGGCGGGAGCGCCCGGGTACGTGACTTTTTATGTGGCGGTCCCTGACCTCGATGCCTGCTTAAAGAAGATCGAGAGCATGGGCGGCAAGACGCTCGTGCCTCCCACCGAGATTCCTAACCTGGTCACCTTCGCCATGTTCCTGGACCCGGAGGGCCACACCATTGGACTGGTAAAAGGATGACTGGCGGGTGGCGCATACATCGCGTTTTGTGCGAAGAGTGCGAGCCATCTAGAGGATTGGAACCGCACACATGCCAAGAACGCATGTGTGCGCCACCCAACTCCTCCGCAATCGGCAATCCGAATTCCGAAATCGTATCATGCCGGCCGAATCCAATTCTCCCTAAGCTCCCGCCGCCTTCCGTAAACTTGCAGATTTCCTTTGCTCCATCGATAGCAGCGTTTCCTTACGCTTGATCCCCCAGCGATAACCACCCAGGTGGCCGTCTTCCCTGACCACCCGATGGCAGGGAATCACGATCGACACGCGATTCGTCGCGCACGCGCGGGCAACCGCTCGAGCCGCCCGGGGTCGGCCCAGGGACCGGGCAACATCGCTATAACTCCGTGTTTGTCCATATGGGATGGACTGCAGTTTGTGCCACACCTCCCACTGAAATGCGGTCGCTCGGACATCGAGGGGCAGTTTGAGTTGAGGTTGGTTTCCTTGAAGGTGTTTCACGATGGAGTTGACCCACTGACCCAGGCCCGATTCCTCGCGACGAATCTCAGCGGACGGATATTCCTCGTGAAGCACCTGTTCGAGCGGCCGGTCAGAGTCTCCCAAACTTAGAAAGCAAATTCCGCGGTTGGTTGCCGCCACCAGAAGGCGGCCCAGCGGCGAGTTGTTTACCGTGTAGCGGATCATCATTCCTTTTCCTCCTTTTCGATAAGCGGTCGGGGTCATGCCGAGATGTGGGCCGGTCTTTTCATAAAGACGACTGCTCGACCCGTAGCCTGCCTCGTACAGGGCAGTCGTCACATTCCGGCCGTTGCGCAAATGCGCCTTGAAATTCTTCAGGCGGCAGGCTTCTGCATACTGTCGCGGTGTAATTCCCATCAACCGCTTGAAGGTTCTCTGGAGGTGATGAGGACTGAGACCAACTTGGGCGCTCAGTGCATCCAGGGTCACAGTCTCTTCCGAACCTGAGTCAATAATGGCGCAGACGCGGCTGACCATCTCGGCCTGAGGATCGCGACGGACCTCATCCCGAGGGTGGCAGCGGCGACAAGGTCGGAAGCCTGAGCGCTCTGCCGCGTTCGGCTCCGGGAAGAAAACCACCTGCGCGCGCTGCGGGCGACGCGCCGGGCAGGACGGACGACAATAGATCCCCGTCGAGCGAACCGCAAACACGAAGGCCTTGTCTGATTGGGTGTCCCGGTTTAGAACGGCCTGCCACCGCAAATCATCGGATGGTACTCTTGGGGATTGGGAATTGAATTCTTGTGAATGCAAACTCTTCGACCTCCATCTTCTTCGATATCTATGTAGACCCGGCCATCATTGACGAAGATAGGGCAATTCATCGCCGAAATCTATCCGAATCTTGCGGTCAAAACGGGAAGGGTTTAGGGGAGATTGCGCATCCTCGGATAGATCGGAGTTTGCCCCCCCCGCCCGACGATCCGCCCTTGCCGCTTTCCGTGCCCGAGCCCTGCTTCAATTGTAGATTGCGCCGACGTCACCCCCGATTTCTATTCCAATGGGGTTGTTTGGGGATTAGCTCGTCTCGACCTGATTCCAGCATTCTTATTTCTCTTTCTTCGCTTACTTCGCTTTAAAGCGGACTAAAAAACGCAAGGATCTTCTGGGACCCCTGAAAATTTTTGTGTGTCATACCACACGATGTTAACGACCCCAGGCTCTAATTTTCAACTGGGTGGGCCCGTCAAGCCCAATCATCCTTACGGCACCATGCATCTCCCACCCTGAAAGAGTTCTCACAGTCCCTCTGTAGTGGAGCCTTTGAAGAAACAGATGAAGTATCGTCCAAACAAGAACTTACGCTTCGGTTAAAGCTGGCAATGTGCTCGGTCCTTTTCGTTCTGATTTCTTCCATGCCACATCTTTGTCTGTGAACGCCCCGTGTTATCGCGTCTTCCCAGCGGGCCCCTCTTGTTTGCATCCCCTGGGGCTTGACGTTTTCTTCTCGATCGCCATCCAGGCTTTCACCAACCAGGTGTGTCCACTTTCAGAAGAAGGCCGTTTGGCACATTTTTTGCTGTAGAAAATGTATACCCAGCTTGAGTCTCCGGTGCAGGAGATGTAAGCCGCCATTCTGCGAAATCCAGGGATGAGGCTCGAGCCGAGTGTTCTGGAGGCAATTATCGCGCAGGTGACCAGCAAAACGAGCCAAGGTGGAAGACACAGTGAGGTTTACCGTCGATGTGGATGACATCGGTCGCTATGCCGATGTTGTTCCTGAGACGAAGGAGTTGCCTGATTACAGATGGCGTTGTTTGGACTGAACGTCATGGCCGGAGCTCTGTGGGGGGCACAACGGCTGGGATGTTTCTGAGTTGAAATTACCACCGAAGGTTTCGACCCGGGGCATCAAATTAAGGAGGCGAGAAAGAGGCTACTCTCCCGAAGATGAGCCGAGTTGCCTCGGTACCATAGAGATCTCTCCGACTTACAAACCGGCTGGCAAGACAAGAAGGACTTGTTTTCTCCTCGCGTTCCATTTTTCCGAGGCAATCCTACATCTTCGTTCGGAAAGCGAAAATCATTGCCGGTATTGTCGGGTTGGGGCGATTGGGCCAGCCAGTTCATTTTGTCCTCGGAGTTGCAGACGACTTAATAACCTGGAATTAAAGACCAAGCCGCCCGATCACTGTGTCTTTCATTTTTCCTATCGACCAAAAGGAGGAATCATCAATGAGACAGAAAAGATTTAAGCAGCTAACGGTAATGGTGGCTATTGTTTTTGGTATCTTGGGGCTTAGCTCCGCGACGCTAGCGAACCAACAGGTTGGCCAAACCGTTTTGCTCGGATCAACCATTCCGAAGTTCGTGGAGCCAGTCCCCACCTTTAACGGGAGACGAGCGGATGGTACCCGGGCCGGGCGTCTTCTCACGCTCACGGCGGAGGAGTTTCAGCAACAAATTCTCCCGTCCAGCTTTTATGAGAAATTGCCGACCTCAGTCATATACAGGGACCCTGTTACCGGCAAGATTGTGGCCAGGATCAACCCTCGAAAAGGCACCTATGTTTGGGGGTACAAAGTCAATGATGGGAATAGGATCCTGGGTCCTTCGTATCCCGGCCCCACCATTGTGGCCGAGCGAGGTACCCCCACAAATGTGAAACTGGTCAACAACCTGGTTCCTTTTCCTGGTTTACCCGGGCCCTTGCTCCAGAAATTTCTCACGGTGGATCTCTCTTTTCACTGGGCCAACCCCCTGAATCAATCCATGTCAATTCCGGGCACCGATCCCTCCACCGGTCTTGACTTAGGGAATCCGGCCTTCTATGGCGGGCCCCAGCCCATGACGGTGCACTTGCATGGGGCAGAGGTACCCTCGGCCTTTGATGGTGGCCCGGACACCTGGTTCACCCCGGGCAAAACCATTAAGGGAAACGGCTTTGTCTCGGACCTGTACTCCTATCTCAACAACCAGGAAGCCACCACTCTGTGGTACCACGACCACGTCCTCGGTGAGACGCGTCTGAATGTTTATTCCGGACTGGCGGCCTTCTACCTTCTCAGGGGTGATCCGGAGGCAGACGTCTATCCGCCACTACCCAATGGGGACCAGGAGGTTGAGCTGCTCATCCAGGACAAACAGTTCGACAGCAATGGTCAGTTGTTTTTCCCGGATGGGAATCCTCCGGGCGCAGGTCTGAACGGCGATCCGGGCAACCCCACACTTCATGCCTACGCCATCCCTGAGTTTTTCGGCGATGTCATCGTGGTCAACGGCAAGAGCTGGCCGTACATGAGCGTTGAACCCCGGCGCTATCGCTTCCACTTCCTGAACGGCAGCAATGCGAGGATGTATGCCTTGCAGCTGGCAGATAAGGCGGGCAATACCTCCGGGCCGAAAGTCCCGACTATTTGGCAGATCGGCTCTGATGGCGGTCTGTTTGACAAGCCAGTGAAAATTGATGCCTTCACGCCTTTTACGTTCGACCCCACCGGTGGTTTCACGGGTTTCCCTGGACCACGGTTGTTCTTCGCCCCGGCGGAGCGGATGGATGTCATCATCGACTTCTCCGGTTTTCAGGGACAGACCTTCACCCTGGTGAACGATGCCAATCATCCCTTTCCAGGGGGTGATCCCTCGGACCCCACGCTCGATGGGCTTATCATGCAGTTCCGCGTCAACAAGCATCTCTCTTCAGCTGACCTCAGTTTCAATCCAGCCGCGCACGGCGCGACTCTGCGCAATCGCGACAGGATCGTCCGCCTGGCCGACGGCAAAGCGGGCCTGGCCCCCGGGGTGAGAGTGGATAATACCCGGCGGCTGGTGCTCATCGAGCAGGAAGATCCCGACACCGGCGCCCCCGTGAAGGTAGTAATCAATAATACCCATTATGATGGAAATACGCCTATGGGCGCGTTCCCCTGGCAAAATGGGATGCCGATCACGGACTCGATCCCTTATAACAATGGCAACATCAATGTAACGGAGATTCCTCAGATAGGCTCCACCGAGGTCTGGGAGTTTATTAATCTCACCCCGGATGCCCACCCCATCCATATCCACCTGATTCAGTTCCAGGTCCTAAGCCGGCAGGTGTACAACGTTGGGGATGTCGTACCTCCTATCGTTACTCCCGGGACCTACCGGTTTGATGCGTGGGAAGCCGCCTTTGGAAGTGGAGGAGCCCGATACGGCGATGGGCCGCCCTTGGATTACCTGAGCACCACGCCGATGGGCGGTAATCCGGATGTGACCCCGTATCTGATAGGCAGTCCGCTCCCGCCCGATCCCAATGAGGCCGGGTGGAAGGACACCTTGAAGATGTACCCGGGCACAGTGACACGCCTTGTCACCCGCTGGGCCCCGCAGGATGTCGAGGTGGGCCATGTGCATGGGGGGCAGAACAGGTTTGCCTTTGACCCGACGGCGCCTTTGGGGATCAAAAACGACGGGTTTGGCTTCCCTGGTGGACCGGGCTATATGGTGCATTGCCATATCTTGGACCATGAAGACAACGACATGATGCGACCGTTCGAGTTAAGCTTCTCGCCCCAGCATTAGTAGCGACTGTCCGAGGGGGAAGCTTGAAGTGAGGGCCACCTTGCCACCCCGGCGCGGCCCTCGCGCCTCCTCAGACATCGCTCTCGCACGGGGAGTGACCAACCCGATCTCTCCTCTCCCCGTGCGATTTTAATTATTGAGGAATTGAGACAGTCCCGAGGGGGATGGCGCATACTTCGATCCATCGGAGGGTGCGGGCCATCTGAAGGAATGGAGTTCCACTGCGGATTCACAGCGGTGATTCTGAGATTCAAGCGAACTGGTACAAGGGAATGAGGTGTTTTGGGAATGAACGACTCATGCCCATAGTACACCAGAGAACAAGATTCGCACACACGCCAAGAACGCGTGTATGCGCCACCCGTCCGGACTATTCGCCAGGCGTCCGAACATTTCGAATTTCCTGATCAAATGCCCGATTCATTTTCAGCCCGGGGTGCATTTCCAATCCGCGGTTCACTTCCATTCAGAGGATTATTTCCAATCGGAGTCTTATCTCCAATCAGAGGCCCGGAGGGCCGCCCGAATGTAGCCCCGTCCGAGCCCCGAACTTTTTCTCTTTGCGGGGCGAGGGCGGGGTAAGGGTCCGAAAGGAGATTGGAGCCCCGGAGGGGTGAAAGAATCTCTTCAATTCCGAATCGATCGACGGTTCACTTAAGCAGGGTTTTTTCTGGATGGTTCATACCTCGATGGACTGAGGTATGTGCCGCCCGCACTCTGCTACTTGTTGCCAAACCGATGGTCCGCCTGCTCTGCGGCTCCGGGGTAATCAGTTCGGAAGCCGGGCTGCATAATGAAATTCGGAACGTTCCCGAATTGACTCAAGGCCAGATTTATCTCGGCTTCTTCTCCCCCTCTCCCCCGCACTTAGCCACGATGAGAGTAATATCGTCTTGCTGTTCGCGAGGGCTGAACTGGCGGACTTCCGCAACAATCGATGCGATCAACTCTTGTGGAGCCTGATCTCGATGCCGCTGCAGCGCTTCGATCAGCCGCTGTTCCCCGAAATCCTCTTCCTCGTCGTTGAACGATTCAGTAATCCCGTCGGTGCAAAGGACGAGGGTATCTCCGGTGAGAAGTTGGCGTTCCGCTATTGTGCCATCCCATTCCCGGAAGAGTCCCAGGACCGTGCACGTGGAATCGAGCTTCTCGATGGTATGATCGCTCCTCAGGAGAAGCGCTGAAAGATGGCCGCAGTTCACGTAGCGCAGGCGGCGCTTCGCTTCGTCGTATTCCGCGAAGAAGAGGGTGGCGTAGGCGCTTTCGGGCGTGTTCTCGTAAAACATCCGGTTCACCGATTGCAGCAGGCCCTGGGGGTTATCCCACGCGGTCGCGCACTGGCTGCGGAGATTCGCCTGTAGATTGGCCATCAGTAGGGCCGCGGCGATTCCTTTCCCCGAAATGTCGCCGACGACTAATCCGAAACGCCCTTGACTCAGATCCAGGAAATCGTAATAGTCGCCGCCGACCTGGCGGGCTTGAATACAGATCCCCGCGTATTCGAGTGCCTTGATGCGCGGCAGCGTTTGGGGGAAGAATCTTGCCTGCACCTGTCTTGCAATCTCCAGCTCCTGGGCCGCGCGGCGCTCTGACTCCAGCCTCTCCGCACTGGCCCGTCGTTGCGCTTCGACCTCCCGGCTCACTTCATCGAAGCCGACCAGATCAAAGGAGTTTCCATCCACATCGCTGAAGCGAGTGAACACTCCTCCCCAGGCCGGTGGCTGCTCCTCGCCCGGTGTCGACGACATCTTCGAAGGCGCGGCTGTCGCCGGGCGCTCATAGCGGACACGCCGGAGGCGTGGTGCAAAATGAAAGCGAACCCCGCGCTTGTGCCATTCAATGTACTTGGCGGCCACATTGTCGGTGACGAAAACAACGCCGGTAGGCCGACCGATGAGCTGGTATTCATAGGATTCGGGCTGAGGGGCGACCAGCGTGAGCACCGCCGTGCCGTCGGGAGGGGAGACCGCGACCCAACGGTCACCGGATTGCAGTCGGGCATCAAATGCTACCTCAAACCCGAGTTGATCAACGAAGAATCGCAGGCTTTGATCCTGATCTCGGACGAAAACCTTAACGGCGTGGACACGCAGGTGGCGGGCCTGGCGATCCAGGCCGACACCGGACAGGTCTGGTCCCTCAGATGAAGGAGGACTCCACATTGGAGCGATTATAGCTCACGGAATGATCGAGGTCATTCTTTCGAATTTTTCGGTCCAATTTTGAACCCAGAATGTTAAGGGGTCAGGTGAAAGCTCTTTCGCGGAATTGATTCACCGGTCCCGTGTTGTCCGGCCCCGATGGGATAACCCCGCCGATTTCCCTTGATAACGGACCTCTCGAACCCTACAATCGGTGACGTTGCACTGGTCCGAGCGGCGCCGCGCGACGAACTGGCCTTGGAGTCTCAGTCGGGATGCGCGGCCGGTAGAACGTCCTTCCTCGACGTGCCTGAAGGCCGATGGACACTCCACGACACACCTCGTCCACCCAACAGACGCCCTGTGCAGACTAGCTCCTCGGAAAGACCCAAGCAACCCCGCTGGTAACCCGGTTTTCAAATTCAAGGCTGAACTTATTTGGGTGATCCCGGCGTGAAGGAGGCTCTTGACCCAGGATTTCAAATCCTTTTCTCACCTGCTCTGGTGGAGCCCGCGGGACTTACTGGGGGCCAGAGACCAGCGCGGGACCTTGCTTGTCCTGTGTCTGTGGTTCGTCGCGTGTGCGCTCTCGATCGTCTCCGGTCTTTTGACCACGACGTGGAACGCGATCGGCCTTCACTTTGGCCCGCTTACGATAGACGTCACCTTCTATCCTCCGTTGACCTTGTGTCTGCTGCTCACCCTGTGGCTTGGCCCGTTGTGGGGGATTGTTCCAGCCTACTTGACCAGCCTGATCCTCGCTCTTCATACCGGCATTCCGCTCACCACCGGCATGATTTTCAGTCTGGCAACGCCCATCACACTGGCCGTGGTATGGAGTTCCATGGTGATGCTGGAGGTGACTCCTTCGCTCCGCACTTGGGCGGACTGGGGCCATTTTGCCCTGCTGGCGCTCATCGCCACCGGCGCGTCTTCAGTAGGCGCCCTGGTTTGGAACTACCATCACAGCCTGCCCTTCTCCAAGGCGCTGGCGGTCTGGGAAGGATGGGTGCTTGGCGACTGCATGCAGGTGGTGTTGATTGTCGGGCTGCTGTTGTATGGGTTTCATCGTCCGGT from Terriglobia bacterium harbors:
- a CDS encoding multicopper oxidase domain-containing protein codes for the protein MVAIVFGILGLSSATLANQQVGQTVLLGSTIPKFVEPVPTFNGRRADGTRAGRLLTLTAEEFQQQILPSSFYEKLPTSVIYRDPVTGKIVARINPRKGTYVWGYKVNDGNRILGPSYPGPTIVAERGTPTNVKLVNNLVPFPGLPGPLLQKFLTVDLSFHWANPLNQSMSIPGTDPSTGLDLGNPAFYGGPQPMTVHLHGAEVPSAFDGGPDTWFTPGKTIKGNGFVSDLYSYLNNQEATTLWYHDHVLGETRLNVYSGLAAFYLLRGDPEADVYPPLPNGDQEVELLIQDKQFDSNGQLFFPDGNPPGAGLNGDPGNPTLHAYAIPEFFGDVIVVNGKSWPYMSVEPRRYRFHFLNGSNARMYALQLADKAGNTSGPKVPTIWQIGSDGGLFDKPVKIDAFTPFTFDPTGGFTGFPGPRLFFAPAERMDVIIDFSGFQGQTFTLVNDANHPFPGGDPSDPTLDGLIMQFRVNKHLSSADLSFNPAAHGATLRNRDRIVRLADGKAGLAPGVRVDNTRRLVLIEQEDPDTGAPVKVVINNTHYDGNTPMGAFPWQNGMPITDSIPYNNGNINVTEIPQIGSTEVWEFINLTPDAHPIHIHLIQFQVLSRQVYNVGDVVPPIVTPGTYRFDAWEAAFGSGGARYGDGPPLDYLSTTPMGGNPDVTPYLIGSPLPPDPNEAGWKDTLKMYPGTVTRLVTRWAPQDVEVGHVHGGQNRFAFDPTAPLGIKNDGFGFPGGPGYMVHCHILDHEDNDMMRPFELSFSPQH
- a CDS encoding VOC family protein produces the protein MAAPVVHFEIMGKDGKKLQDFYSKLFDWEIDANNPMNYGLVKASGKGGIGGGVGAAQAGAPGYVTFYVAVPDLDACLKKIESMGGKTLVPPTEIPNLVTFAMFLDPEGHTIGLVKG
- a CDS encoding SpoIIE family protein phosphatase; the encoded protein is MWSPPSSEGPDLSGVGLDRQARHLRVHAVKVFVRDQDQSLRFFVDQLGFEVAFDARLQSGDRWVAVSPPDGTAVLTLVAPQPESYEYQLIGRPTGVVFVTDNVAAKYIEWHKRGVRFHFAPRLRRVRYERPATAAPSKMSSTPGEEQPPAWGGVFTRFSDVDGNSFDLVGFDEVSREVEAQRRASAERLESERRAAQELEIARQVQARFFPQTLPRIKALEYAGICIQARQVGGDYYDFLDLSQGRFGLVVGDISGKGIAAALLMANLQANLRSQCATAWDNPQGLLQSVNRMFYENTPESAYATLFFAEYDEAKRRLRYVNCGHLSALLLRSDHTIEKLDSTCTVLGLFREWDGTIAERQLLTGDTLVLCTDGITESFNDEEEDFGEQRLIEALQRHRDQAPQELIASIVAEVRQFSPREQQDDITLIVAKCGGEGEKKPR
- the ada gene encoding bifunctional DNA-binding transcriptional regulator/O6-methylguanine-DNA methyltransferase Ada; this encodes MHSQEFNSQSPRVPSDDLRWQAVLNRDTQSDKAFVFAVRSTGIYCRPSCPARRPQRAQVVFFPEPNAAERSGFRPCRRCHPRDEVRRDPQAEMVSRVCAIIDSGSEETVTLDALSAQVGLSPHHLQRTFKRLMGITPRQYAEACRLKNFKAHLRNGRNVTTALYEAGYGSSSRLYEKTGPHLGMTPTAYRKGGKGMMIRYTVNNSPLGRLLVAATNRGICFLSLGDSDRPLEQVLHEEYPSAEIRREESGLGQWVNSIVKHLQGNQPQLKLPLDVRATAFQWEVWHKLQSIPYGQTRSYSDVARSLGRPRAARAVARACATNRVSIVIPCHRVVREDGHLGGYRWGIKRKETLLSMEQRKSASLRKAAGA